ccaattgcaaattgccacagcactctcaacatcatactaaaagatgaTGAACCCCTTTAATCTTTATCTGGAGACCCGGGGGTTGCTGGAattttaagcagttttttttttcaaaacacatcagttaatagagcttctccagcagaatcctgcattgaaattcgtttttcaaaaacacaaacagatattGTTTAAGGAAACAAGTAGATCTCTACATAGAGAGGTGgcagatgggaagattagtcgcccacagtaaaTCTTCGCTActtcgggcaactaatctcctcgaaatgccatcccaccagcaagaatgtaaatcaccggtgggatggcatatgcgtcactttggttttccgaagtcgcttAAAGTTTTCCTGtaaggcaacttcagaaaactgaagagatgcatatgccatcccacgggctaTTCTTTTCGGTGGAATGGCACTTCGGGGAAATTAGCGacgttttgtcgcgggcaactaatcttcctgtcTGCCACCTCCCTTACAGTATTAGAGCTGATAACTATTACTGTATTGCAGGTACCTATAGTTTTAATAGGCCTTACTTCTTCTTTATATAATCCAGGTGTGTGTCTCTTGTTCCTAGGCTGCTTCTGCTGTGCTATGGAGACAGGTGTGCGAATCTTTAATATTGAACCCCTCATGGAGAAAGGGCACCTTGGTGAGTGAAAGCAAGAGCAGTGAATGGTATACACAAATACTCTGTCTTATCTTACCTTATGTCTTTCAGATCAGGAGCAGGTGGGCAGTGTAGGACAAGTAGAGATGTTGCACAGATGCAATCTGCTGGCTCTGGTGGGAGGTGGAAGTAATCCAAAATTCTCAGATATATCAGGTaatgcatttgtttttcattttttataatatgaCATAAAAGTTATTCTTCACTTCATGTTAATGCTCTTTTTTTATTCAGTATTGATTTGGGACGATTCTCGTGATGGGAAAGATAAGTTGGTCCTTGAATTTACCTTCACTAAACCTGTGCTGAGTGTGCGCCTTAGATCTGAGAAGTGAGTCTCTCTATGTTTTGACATCATGTAAAATCAGTGTTCTTCTAACCAAGAAGGCTGGCCGTTAGAGCAAGCTTTTGAGTGATCTCAAATTTACTACTGACTTACAAAGCTAATGGTAGGCACTAATATATTTAATGTGATCCACATTTCTATGGTAATAGGTATCAACATGTCAGTGTAAATAATGGAAAGTCACAGTGTTATTTTTATACAAAACTGCCTCCAACCCCCACCCCCGCCCCCCAGGCCAGGAGTTCTTACTAATTTTCAGACATTTTTGAAGTGGCTTACATGAAGGGGGGCAGTAAGCCGATCCTGTCACACTGGGCTGGAGGTAGCGTGACACTGCAGGGCGCTAGAGTATTGTATACGTTTGTACTCCAGCTTATAGAAGGATCACACCACCCCTATTTGAGCATAAGAGAATGAAAACACCCTTGTTCTTAATTACTGTGAGTACAAGGGTGCTGGTCTGGTTGTACAGACATAGCCACACATTAAATCGATGTGATTATTTAGACAGCAGTTGCTAtaattaaaggaaaggtaaagttACTGGGGGCTGCCAAgttgttaggcactccccagtgattctaGTTGCTTACCTGTTACCCTGGGCTGGGGCCTCTCTTCTTTAGACAATGCATTACCCTGGGGTACAATTTACTGTGTGCTGTGCTTCCATTTTTTTCCTCCTATCTGTCCCCTGCACAATATTTAGGAGGGAACGTGTGCAGTACATAAATTTCATTAAGAAGTTCTGAACTGTGCATGTTTTCACCCAAGCTCAATGGGGCAAAACTGGAAGAATGAAAGAAGATGCAGAACGGTACTCTGGGCTGCTGCATGTACATTTCCCTCTGCTTAAAAAGGGTAGTTCACTTTAAGTTAACgtataatatgttatagaatggtcgtagtacaatttttttttttcttccttttatacCTCTTTCCGGCTTTCAATTGGGAGGGGGGGTCACTGATTCTAGGTGTCAAAAACtcttgctctgcgaggctacattgttattgttaatttgtattacttcTCTTATtattcaggctctctcctattcatctttcactCTCTCATTTAAAACCATActcccaaactggagagttgctgaacaaaaagctaaataattaaagaagaaggaaaggcttgggggtgccaaaatgttagacacccccaagtgactttaatcgcttaccttataaccccgggctggtgcccctgttaggagaaaactgcaccagcccagggtagcaagAGCGCCAGCGCGGAAGAGGGAagcgctcacagctaccccgggctggtgcggttttcttctaacaggagcaccagcccggggtataaggtaagcgattaaagtcacttgggggtgcctaacattttggcaccccaaagtgacttaggctttccttctcctttaaaaaaaaaaaaaaaaaaacacacaaaaaaatagaaagtgaagcccaattgcaaattgtctctgaatacaTCATACTGACAGTGTATTAAATTCAATTACATGTGAAGCAAGTCTGTCACCTATGTGTACCTATGTGTACCTATTATTATCAAGTAATAGAGGTCTGTATGCTCCCGCAGCATGCTTTATCTTTTTATGCTGTTATTTTTGTTGTATGCAAAGGAATAGACAGGAAAAACGAAACTCTAAATGCAAAATCTAAATGCTTTCAACAATGCAGCAAACAGCACTGCTTAGTCACATTTGATATATTCTATTATACCATTCTAGTATTAGGATTGCCAGAAAGTTCTAACTCTCTATAATAATGCAGGATTGTCATAGCCTTGAAGAATCGAATTTATGTCTATTCTTTTCCCGACAATCCAACCAAACTCTTTGAATTTGACACACGGGACAACCCCAAAGGTAAAGTCTTTCATACATTCTTAACAAGTGGATGGACTAATTGTTGAAATGTCTCTTCTACTTctgttgtatttatatatgcTTTGCTATAATGTATTTCCCAGGTCTTTGTGACCTATGCCCTAGTCTGGAGAAGCAACTGTTGCTGTTCCCAGGCCATAAGTGTGGCAGCCTTCAACTTGTGGTAAGTGTCAATACCAGGCTAATATCATCTGGAAATAGtgcttaaatgagaactaaagcttagctaAAGAAgtgggctagaaatgttgtacattttgttttgggcTTCGTCACCAGCCCAAGCAACCATTGTCCTTTAGTAAGAACAAAAAATGCCTCCataaatgcccccagtagcttcccatcttcttttctgctgatttactgcacattcTCTGGGCTGATTTCAGTTACTGAACTTAGGGACCGATGTATAATATActtatacatagaatataaatgtcataatataaggctgattagtaatataGATTATttgtgcatggcagctctgaaaccagtgcatttagcatcagaatttaaaaaccaGCCCTGTAGCACCAAATTATATTGTAGGCAGACCTcatttttttgcttgataatttggaacaacccctaagcttagcttcccaagggctgcccagagcacactgaacatgtgagtgtcactgacacttctaactgTTTCCAGTATGGTGAACCCATATGTCAACTTTAAAGGCCTCGATCtttgctactatagagatgcaaAACCATTAGGCTGGTTCAAttagttcagtatataatatatggcatttctagccatatttctTTTTAGGGTTTAGTGACCAATTAAACACATATGGAGTAAATGAATACATGATATTTTCTGTCCAGGATCTGTGTAATGCAAAGCCTGGCAGTTCATCAGCACCATTCACAATTAATGCTCATCAGAGTGAACTAGGATGCCTGGCAGTCAATCAGCAGGGAACTCTGGTAGCTTCTGCCTCACGCAAAGGAACATTAATCCGTCTCTTTGACACCCAAACACGGGAACAGCTTGTGGAACTCCGTCGGGGAACAGACCCAGCCACTCTGTACTGGTGAGTCCACAACCCACATTTATAGTTACGAGTAGTGGAGAACACATAGAATCCAGCATACTGATTTTACTTCTGTGTGATGTCCCTTACTACTTTTATCTTTCAGTATAAATTTCAGCCATGACAGCTCCTTTCTCTGCAGTTCCAGTGATAAAGGCACTGTACATATATTTGCCCTGAAGGATACCAAGCTTAACCGCCGATCAGCgtatgtacaatatattttatagcatCTGTGGTCAGTATGTCCAAAACAGATAGAGGTAAATGTCTGTTAGAATTGTAGATGTTGTAACAGCAGTTAGCACTGCCTTCTTACAGCACTGGGGACCAGAATTCAGTTTCAGACAGGGGCACTATCCACAAGGAACGTGTATGTTCTCCTCATGTTTGCGTGGGATTATTCCAAGTATTCCAGTGTCttacttttaaacattttaatgacTCTCTTTTACTACATATTACACAATGTATATTGCTCTTAAAGACCCGTGGGAACTTGAGACATGACAGTGTGAGCAGAGGAAAGAGTTAAAAGCAGGGGGTGCTACTATATAAgcagcaggggtgggccaagcctaccgtgtgccctaggcaacccggtcagacACCTCGCACCTGCAACTTCCCCCCATGTGTGCatgtaggggtaggcaggagaggtaccctCTCatctttgcaccctaggcaggtgcctcttctgcctacccctagttctggccctgataagcaggcttttttttaaaaaaaaaaaactatattccTGTTGCAATTTTGTTGATCATGAAGTGCTCTTTTAATACTAATTAGCTCTGTATTGTAGTTGTAAGCATAAATacactttttgttttcttttgccaGTTTGGCACGTGTAGGAAAAGTTGGCCCTATGATCGGTCAATATGTGGATTCACAGTGGagtttggccagctttactgtgcCTGCAGAATCTGCCTGTATCTGTGCTTTTGGCAAGAACACCTCCAAAAATGTCAACTCAGTCATAGGTAATAGGAGGATATCTGTCCTCCAATAAATTTTTgacttatttaaataaaaataaggatACCAAAATGCCTCCATACAAAAAAAAGGCCTACATCTGAAAAGTAACATGTGACAATTAGCAAAAGACAGGTATCATTTGGATCTTTTCTGACTTTCATACTTGCATTACCTGTTATTTTTATGCATGTCTTTTCCGTTGCATTATACATTTCGAAAAATAGAAGGAATGTGTCTGTAAAAGGTACCCAAAACCCTAATAGTAACCCTAGTTTCCCAGACTGTGAGATGTGAGATGCAGTTACAATTTTGGAAATTCTGATGGAAGCCAGTCAGCAGCTAGGTAGACCTGTGTGTCTCCTTGTATTTATGACACtgattggaaagttgcttagaattacaatttttttgatgatTAAAATAAGTAAAATTATGGGAAAGCACACATGACACAGTACCAGAATCGTCCTCGCATCTGCACTCAGGATAAATCTCGATGTGCTTTAGTGTTATTTCAGCGTGGCTGCCAGTCATGTCGGCGACTGTTTGGACACAACGTGCTATTTTAATGGTAACACGTAAAAGGGAGCTGCAGGTTTTACAGTATTTGGTTATGTGACCTGTGTCTGTTTACTGATGGGAGACCTGCCCTGCATGCTCTCCACAAAGAGCACTCTCTAAATAAGTCTCTAGTTACAGGGCTTTTGCTTAACACACTGTACTATTAAGAGTGAAAACACATGGGGCGACTAATCGCAGTGATTTAGCCACCAGAGGCTAATTTACAAGTTGCCGTGACCAATCGTATTTCAATTTGTGGCACGGCAATTAGTTGCCatgcctttttaaaaagttgcattgACCCCCATGTGTCTTCGACCTTCTAGAATCTAGGGCAGTAAAGGAAAGGGAAGTAGGAGCAGTGACCAGGTTTTTCATGTAGTGccccctatatatataatttatatatgagacacataacaatatttttttacctGCAGCGGTCTGTGTGGATGGAACATTTCACAAATATGTCTTCACACCAGAAGGAAACTGTAACCGTGAGGCCTTTGATGTGTATCTGGACATTTGTGATGATGATATCTTCTAACCCGCAACTTCCCTTCTGACACTCACGTGGACAATATCAAGAGCCTACATACATTTGTACAAGATATTATCTGTTTGATGCAATGTCATTGGATTTGCTGCTCTGTGTataactgtacatatatatataaatagtatgtTTTATTAGAATATATGTTTATCTTGAGCTTTTCATATTAAATATTACAGAGGCCTCGGCTATAAAGAATCATTGTTTTGCTTTATGTAGTTCCACTAGCATGGATTTGCATctgtgtactgtatgtatggcCAAAGTATATTGTTAAAGTGCctaaattattttaacatttatcTATGTCCCTGAGCAAGTGTACTAAGGGTTCCAAAATTGCCCTTTGTGTTGTACTTATTTGTTTCCAGGGCATTGTGCTTGGCACCTCAGGCTGgattaaaaatacaattaatactaaataataaatatgaataatattgaaaaaatatattaatgacAATAATATAAATTTCAGGTATACAGTATAAATCCAGTCCCTATATACATATGGGAGTAGAGAAAAACAGATGAAATAACAAACATGGCTATACATGAAGAACTGCTGATACACAATAAAAATGCAGTTCTTTGTAAGCATACATCCTTATTTCATTACAATGAAGTAGTTTACTCTTTGTGTCTTCTGGAGATAGAAATAATTATAATActgacaaaaaatataaaaacaactgTACCCAATTTGGTAAATATGTTCCCCTGTGCTTAAGGTGCGCCAAGCC
This sequence is a window from Xenopus tropicalis strain Nigerian chromosome 2, UCB_Xtro_10.0, whole genome shotgun sequence. Protein-coding genes within it:
- the wdr45 gene encoding WD repeat domain phosphoinositide-interacting protein 4 isoform X2, which codes for MAQQRGVNGLRFNQDQSCFCCAMETGVRIFNIEPLMEKGHLDQEQVGSVGQVEMLHRCNLLALVGGGSNPKFSDISVLIWDDSRDGKDKLVLEFTFTKPVLSVRLRSEKIVIALKNRIYVYSFPDNPTKLFEFDTRDNPKGLCDLCPSLEKQLLLFPGHKCGSLQLVDLCNAKPGSSSAPFTINAHQSELGCLAVNQQGTLVASASRKGTLIRLFDTQTREQLVELRRGTDPATLYCINFSHDSSFLCSSSDKGTVHIFALKDTKLNRRSAGLCGWNISQICLHTRRKL
- the wdr45 gene encoding WD repeat domain phosphoinositide-interacting protein 4 isoform X1 is translated as MAQQRGVNGLRFNQDQSCFCCAMETGVRIFNIEPLMEKGHLDQEQVGSVGQVEMLHRCNLLALVGGGSNPKFSDISVLIWDDSRDGKDKLVLEFTFTKPVLSVRLRSEKIVIALKNRIYVYSFPDNPTKLFEFDTRDNPKGLCDLCPSLEKQLLLFPGHKCGSLQLVDLCNAKPGSSSAPFTINAHQSELGCLAVNQQGTLVASASRKGTLIRLFDTQTREQLVELRRGTDPATLYCINFSHDSSFLCSSSDKGTVHIFALKDTKLNRRSALARVGKVGPMIGQYVDSQWSLASFTVPAESACICAFGKNTSKNVNSVIAVCVDGTFHKYVFTPEGNCNREAFDVYLDICDDDIF
- the wdr45 gene encoding WD repeat domain phosphoinositide-interacting protein 4, whose amino-acid sequence is MVYTNTLSYLTLCLSDQEQVGSVGQVEMLHRCNLLALVGGGSNPKFSDISVLIWDDSRDGKDKLVLEFTFTKPVLSVRLRSEKIVIALKNRIYVYSFPDNPTKLFEFDTRDNPKGLCDLCPSLEKQLLLFPGHKCGSLQLVDLCNAKPGSSSAPFTINAHQSELGCLAVNQQGTLVASASRKGTLIRLFDTQTREQLVELRRGTDPATLYCINFSHDSSFLCSSSDKGTVHIFALKDTKLNRRSALARVGKVGPMIGQYVDSQWSLASFTVPAESACICAFGKNTSKNVNSVIAVCVDGTFHKYVFTPEGNCNREAFDVYLDICDDDIF